The Helianthus annuus cultivar XRQ/B chromosome 15, HanXRQr2.0-SUNRISE, whole genome shotgun sequence genomic sequence agggaatggtccaacgtatctcggacttagctttcctttcttaccgaatcgtactataccttttcaaggagaaacttttaaaagtaccttatctcctacatgaaattctaaaggtttacgacgattatctgcatagttcttctgacgatctcgagctgttttcagtctttccttgatttgagttattttgtcaggggtttcttgtacaatttttTTTTAGGATCTGATAATtcactttctcctatttctgcttAACAAACTGGGGTTTTGCACTTGCGTctgtacagtgcttcgaatgggacagttttgatacttgaatgataattattgctataggagaatttaattaagggtaagtggttatcctacttgaatggttaccacacatgctcgcagcatgtcttccaaggttttgaatggttcttttactttgtccgtctgtttggggatgataagttgtacttaaatttagtcgggttttCATTGCTATTTGGAAACTTGTTCCAGAAATGaaaagtgaaacgactatctctgtccGATACAACGGAGAGTGGAACTCTATGTAAGGATACTGTTTCATCTATGTACCACTTGGTTAACCTTtctatgctaaaggtttctttcatagtttAGAAGATGAGCTGATTTGGGTAAATCGATCCATGATTACTCAAATCGCtttattaccttttctggtttttagtaacaaaatctattgttaagagttcctatttccatataagcatttctaattgttggagtaatcctgaaggtttctagtgctctgccttaacttgtgaacaggtgaGACACTTAGATACATGACTGGCTATGTCCATTtttattcctatccaccaaaagttatttcttaaatcttggtatatCTGATTGTTACCTGggtacatggtatacctagatctatctagaatcttatttcttaattttccctgcttaggtacccaattgTTTTCTTAgggaatctccaaattctatcacttccttgttttaattctttggcttgtcctttcagcatcgtcttcgattgctgtttcttgaactttctttagtTGCTTCATTAAATCTAACCGTAGATCTTAATCTAAGAGCATGGACTCACtcttgcttttcatgatacttatgacttaaagcatctgtaactacatttgcttttcttcgtgatactggatatcacagttGTACTcatttaggatttccatccatcttctttgcctcatgtttagtttgTTTTGCCCAAATACGTACCTTTATCTTTTGTGATCTGTatctacagataatgtctccaaatcttaagggcaaaattataGTTCCTAATTCTCAATCATGAGTTGTaaaattttcctcgtgctttttcaagtgcctgaaggcatacgcaattacctttttgcgttgcatcaacacacattctATTCCTAATTTTGAAGTATCAccatatacttcaaaatcttcagtttcTTTTGGCAATGCTAAAATTGAAGCACTTGTTAACCTTTGATTTAATATCTTaagagcttcttcttgtctaggtcctcactcaaacttaactattttacagttttagcttagttaagggtttAGTTATCTTTGAACACTCTTTAATAAAatgtctatagtatccagctaaactTAGAAAACTTCGAACTTTTATGGCTGTTTGCGGAACCCTCTATTTAGTAATTATTTCTAGTTTAGAAGGATTCACATGGATACCTTTGTGATTTttcacatgacctaagaattgcacttcctgTAGCCAGAATTCATACTTCGAGATTTTGGCGTACaatttctcttttcttaacaaagttaagagtgcatgcaaatgctcacaatgttctttttttgactgttggaataaataagtatgataacttaatttatatacattaaatggttattattatggttggatattggttagtgctgccttgtttaagcataggtgatcagtccatgcctaactaaggctaggctactcaATATCTGCTCCTGACAATAACCAGGGTATTTAAAATACTGATATATTATCAGAAACTTAAATCGGAATAGGaggtgaatttgtgtatcattatctgagTATATGATTTGCTTATATTaaggcaaattttaaaataattttaaataaataaataattaaattcaAGATTAGCGTAATCTTCAGATTTTGTGGAGATGTTACCAGagggtgatcgtgatcaaagaaatatTTTAGTGAAATCGAAGGCCAAAAACATGTTATAGTTTCAAGAGAATCAAAGTGcttattgggattattttgaatttgaatatgatggcttaaaatatcatatgggacCTGGAATTGAATACGAATTGTGAGCAATTTAACTGGGTTTGAACAAAACGAGTggtaataaggaagttcggacatcaTTATAACAGAAACCATGGAAaattgagtttttcaagaaattcatcgatttgatattaaagagtcattgctttgtaaaacGAGGTTTTACTATGCAAAGATCAActatagcgaaatgatatttgaacttttgattaaACAACAATTGGTATAATGTCCTCCTATGGTCTTCCTAATTTGAATGAACCACAAGTACAATGAACATGTGGATTTACCACGAAATGTAAAAATTTGCTACTATGAaggaaatcctcatggtatgatgcctATGAGAGTTAACTTactataggcagaagtcagaatttcaaTAATATAAAAACTTTACTTGGATTTCCGTGTGATAACTAGTGTGATGTTATTATGGAATGTCGAAAAAATAAAATAGAGAATTTATAAAGGTATGTGATTCCTTTTTGCAGTGTGATTATAgttagactgtgcaccgatgtttgtgaaatctCGTTATAACGTACCTTAGCGAGATCTGTGTCGTTGGTAGAATCGTGTGGCAAGAGTGTTTCTTTCTAATTAGTAGTTTTCTACTgacagaattagtattggtgtcatcgtgcccaatttatacttttcaaagttcttgccttggaaagtcgtgtgtgatatatttcaacgtctgtggacgtatattttaagtttcatgtgttttcttgtgcattagcgccactttatatgtttcttacttgtgcattgtaaatttttatactttcgatgatatcccttctttaaagggttctcattgtatgagttacgaggtaaatgatcaaacaaaataatgtttgatattggaaaagagattcctgataaagaattcTAGACACGGATGCTTGTGCTTTACTTCAATTTGTCAATCCTTATGGGTTTTTggaatttccttatagatatacctatctatataatcacatttTTCATATGCTGAAAAAAACATATcatttatcaggtcaatgtatttaacagattcatatttccaagaaccactcaggtatttggtcatgatactaatttagggaaatcttgtcactgatttgacatatcatttaccccgtcttatccggttcacgccggagcggtaatctcaatatgtccggtcaagctggagagtctgctactctatacccagttttgccggagaaaattttctatttcccataaatagtatcttttcaaaaagtgcctcttttattagggcttttatcaaggaaatttgtatccccataacatatcttattctggaccaaataatatcaataagcaggaataaatagcaattaagtgctattgcctgctaactgtcataccagtatccattacattatataagtaatttaccttaaaatTTATTTTAAGGAAAAATTCTTaaattcaagtctaaatactatccAGAGTGccatcagataatattaagtttctaattctccgtttcactttaggtattattataatacctaattgtgtaaaccagtggcttagcttatactaaggcatcttttcttatgttcaagtctaactgctatcagctgtgctaccatttaatagaaatctcctaactctttttatttaagcttaagtattattatcacaacacttataggcttaaagcagtggcttagctctgataccaccttctgtcacgacccccgacccaccttggacggaatcgggagccgcgagcagtcccgtggtaccggtgattatttttattttaaaaaaaacattgcagcggaaatttcatcaggaccgtgagttaggaaaaatatcagagtttaaaaacaccggattttatttattaaatagatgggataaactcatgttttacaaaggtagcttttaatataaaaacgatatttcttaattttgatttaattaatgaaataagccacttcttgaagtccttcagtgctggatctaatccttactccaatctactgtaattacctgaaacgcgttttaaaaaggttttgtcagcgggaaatactgagtgaatcattctgttttctaaaacgacccgttagttataatttacagtattaagagcgattacaatgtttctatcaaccaattatcaagaatgggtatttgtcactcgattcatttctgtgactgtggtcatatcactattgggtcccgttgccctaatagtgacggtgtactcacacagagtaataataactcacatagagtaatattcactcacatagagtgataataacagtaatgtgcacaataccccacataccggctgtaatttggtgattacaaagacttaatccctgtaattataaccttgaaaatattttgaggtattgtaatacttactcacaaactgtgagaaaacagtttaaaaagaagaatgactcacattgcagattaacgagcaatagatataagcctactgattagccttgattacacctagttttaaCACAATGTacacacagacaggttagtaactaatacagcaattacgtcaattcacgagattaaaccttcacaacgattaatcagtgcaatactcgataattcaatcggattcacaacgaataacagagcatagtccgaattcgaacaacactcaaatattcaagtcgaaatcacgacgaataatcaaagtacaagctcaattgagcagcacccggactatcgttggatagttataatcgatcggacgttgaatcgtaatagcgatcgagttattaccctgattgtggcagcaccccgtgatttagtgtgtgtgtgttggactgtgttgcttataactcgacgtatattatgaattttaacgtcgaacgAACAtctgaattcaagtcccaaccccctctatatatactgaaagttggactcccccgcgtgtcgcggaagaagtcGTGATATCTGTCGCGACTCGCCTGAGGTGACTatctagcctagagtagccttgtCGTGGTATAGCTTTGCTGAATCAGTTTCGACGGAAACTTAGCTCCCACGTAAATTTTAttaagatattaccaactagggtttatcccccctaagttttaggggccctaattctgattctgattgttatgaaaattttagggtttatgcgaaattacttgggtttctcaattagggttttcttaatagctaattaccatcctaattatggattttagtgacagttgttacagagAAGAAGTAACATGGTTGCTTACCTGCTTCCAATCGCCATTGTAGATGTTTAGGGTTGTTGAAACTAAAAAGTCCCTGATAAACACCATCTGAATAAGTTGGGTGCTTCTCTCCGGAAGGAATAGATAGGCTCAATGAAGTGTACTCAATTTAATCAACAGAACAATACTTAAATTTGGGCAAAACTGGTACTAAACATACCTACACACATGATTTGATAAACGAAACTAATATAGTAGGAGAAGATATATCAGTGAATCGAATAGGGATCTAGCACCCTAAATGAAGACGCAGAGATTTACAAAGAAAGAACATAAATTTAGAACAGATACTAACTGTTGAATATCTCAATCAGAGCAGTTGATGAAGTTATGAATCTAGGGTTTGGGAGCTTAGAGAGACACATGAAAATATGTGAAATATATGTAAAACATACACAAATCAAAGAATAACACATACCGATTAATGATGAAGAAAGATTGAAAGGAAAGGGTTTGGTAATGTTGCAACTGATTCTTCTTCAGATTATGTAACAGTAGAGAAAGAAGCGTGATTTGAATTTCAAAACTCTAGGGTTTGAAGTTTCATCTGATTAAATGGCGCGAAGGAGTGGTTGGATGGTGTAATGGCGTGCAAAAAAGCTTCAGGGTTTAATTGGGAGAGAATGTTGGCCCAATGAATAAGCTGCAGAGTTTtaaataagagtaaactgccattttggtccctgtggtttaatcacttttgccactttagtccaaaactcaaactttttgcatctgggtccctgtggtttcagttttattgacattttggtccaaaaatgaaatcagatcatatttgtcttataaaatcctgcaattttgtcatttttctcagaggcaaatcaggtcatatttgtcttataaaatatggtatttatttataaaaagaaatgatcattttgcccctgcggaaaatgacaaaatagcgggattttataagataaatatgatattatttcatttttggaccaaaatggcaataaaactgaaaccatagggactcagatgcaaaaagtttgagttttggactaaagtggcaaaagtgatccaaccacagggaccaaaatggcagtttactctttaaatAATCTAGGTTATAGTTTAAAGAAGTCATTATTCTTTTAATCCCCATTTCTTAGATAAAAAGAttacaattttaattttaaatataaaatcgTTTTATTGGTCAacttatgtatgtatgtgtgcatGTATGTGGTCATGTatgtgttttagaaaaaagatGACATCATTTTTTAAAGAATTAACATCACCCTTTTTAAAATACCTGCCTATGATTGGGGGAGGGCTGCCTTATGACATCAGCCTTAATCCCCATTTATTAGATAAAATGATTTTTAAAATTACAattatagtccccaacttttgcacatttgttctcggatagtccctgatgtggatggaggttagtttttagTGTCAAGTGAGTGTGAAATTACAAAAACACCCTTACATACGTGCATCAACAGGTGACCAAATCGACCCAGATTCAGTGACAATTCTTGGGTTTTTGGAGTAGATCTAGCGGCGGAGGCGGTGATGGTTGAGGGTTTTTGTTTAGATCGGATCGGCGCCACTTGTGGAGGTTTCATGGCCACTGGCAGCTCGACTCTGACCAGTGACCACCACGGTAATTCCAACCAGCGACGGAACTAGACCAAAAATTTAGGGGTATCtcagttttttattttttagaccaggggtatcctttgtataacggAGACGAAGTTGCGGGGTATTATTACACTACGAAAACGGAGTTAAGGaatatttttacactacggagacgGGGTCGAGaggtagcccgtgctacccctactAACATTGTAAGTCCGCCACTGATTCCAACTTCAGTCGACAAATCATGGATTTGATCCTACTCAATCTTGTTTACTTTCTTGAATTCTACTTATTTTATCCCACTTACATCGATTTATAAAAAAAGCTAAGAACTTTGTGAATTTTTACAAGAGTAGGTATGGAGCCCAATATATATCACATCAACACCTAAAGCTTGTTTGTGATCAGATTggattaatatatatagatattgCTCGATGAACTAGCAGAAGTAGACAAATTACAAAAGTATTGGTTTTTTGGTTGATTCCAATAAGGAAATTGAtacaaaattttgtttttagcCCTACGGTGTGTTTATGTTTGAGAGAGAAATAGAGatggtagagagagagagagatggtggAGATGAGGTGGGGATCAATTGTTGTTGGGGTAATGAAGATGAGGATGGTGGGCCCAtaagtttttttaattatttatgtgGGGCCTATTTAAAGTTTATTTTTATCCTTTagttattaatttttatttttaacactAAGGGTGTTTTTGTAATTTCACACTCATTTAACACCATAAAAAACTAACCCTCATCTATGCTAGAGACTATCCGAGAAAGAATGTGCAAAAGTTAGTGATTATAGTTGTAATTTTAAAAATGTAGGGATTATAGATGACAATAGAGCAAACCACATGGATTATACGAGCATTTTTCTCCGTATGATAATAAAAGTAAATTTGGGTAGTAGAAAACTGGATGAGGGGATGAAGAAGATATAACATGGAGAACggaagtatttttttttttgaagtataAAGTAAATTATCTTTATGGTTTGACAAAGAGTAGGAACGTATTCCGTAGTTTAAACCAAAATTCGTAAAGCATATATACcaacttgtaatttactccgACCATGTATTAGAAGCAAAGTTGACACCCACTATATACGAATATGATTATGATTTTATTACAATGTCAATAGGTCCCTACAACTTTGAATTGAATATCctttaattaccaaaaatttcAACCAAAAATTTCAATATATACACACAAAGTAGATGTTTATTCATTCATTCACAATACATCATGCATTTACCTTTAGTATTTTTCTTACCTTTGATAACCCTTTGTCATTTTCCACATGTTGTTGCTCCTTCTTCTCCTTCCTCACCACGTGTATTAACCCAAGGCTCATCACTCTTGGTTGAAAAGAAACATCATTTGATTTCATCAAATGGCCTTTTCACAGCAGGATTTTATGAGATTGGCCAAAATGCTTATTGCTTTGCAATATGGTTTTCTCAACCCATGCTGAATGGAAACCACACATTGGTTTGGATGGCAAACCGAAATGAACCTGTCAACGGAAAACGCTCCAGGATTTCCTTGTCGAAGAGAGGAAATCTTATTCTTAGAGACGTTGGCCAAAGAATTTGGGCAACCAACACTCAATCTAACTCACCTTTGCAACTGCAACTCCTTGACTCGGGTAACCTTGTTCTTACCGAGTTTGAAAATAAATCATATCTTTGGCAGAGTTTTAGTTTTCCAACCGACACTATCCTTCCCAATCAGCCTTTCACTAAAGACACCGTCCTCATATCTTCCAGAAGTTCGACAAATTTGTCTTCTGGCTTCTACAAACTCTATTTTGACAATGACAATGTAATCAGCCTTCTTTACAGTAGCAACGAAGTTACCAGCGTTTATTGGCCTGAACCTTATTTACTAACATGGGAAGCAGGAAGGTCTACGTACAACAATAGTAGATTTGCTTTGCTTGATTCCAAAGGGCGTTTCCAATCCTCGGACAATCTTACTTTTATTACCACCGACTATGGTGATGCCCTTCAAAGAAGACTCACACTTGATGTTGATGGTAATATTAGAGTTTACTCACTTAACAAAAGAAGTTGGCGTGTTTCTTGGCAAGCAATTTTAACACCATGTACAATTCATGGGATTTGTGGTCCAAATAGCCTTTGTACATACAGCTTTGAATCAGGAAGGAGTTGCACTTGCCCGCAAGGATACAAGAGCAAGAACCACTCAGATTTGTCTTTTGGGTGTGAATCTACATTTGATCTTTCTGGGCATCATAAAAAGTTTGAATTCATAAAGCTCCCTCATGTAGAATTTTATGGATTTGATTCCATTTATATACCAAGTTCCAGTCTCAAAGAATGCAAGAACGCCTGCTTGAATGACTCCAACTGTAAAGCCTTTCAATATAactttgataaagataaagggaCGGGATCCTTTAGATGTTATATCAAGACTTTGTTGTTCAATGGCTACTACAGGGGCACTCATCACGTCACTTATCTTAAGCTACCTAAAAATGATGTATTATCATATAATCAACATGTTGCTAACAACGTTTTGGATTGCTCAAGTTCTATGATTCAGCTCAAACGAACATACGAGAAAAAGAGTGCAAACGGGTCCCTCAAGTTCATGTTGTggttcagcatcatccttggtgtgATTGAAGTTACATCCTTTGTATTCTTCTATTATATCACCAAACAACCATCAGGCACAACCCAAACCTACCTTGCAATTGCTACCGGATTCAAACGGTTTACATATGCCGAGATAGTGAAGGCATCTAATAAATTCAGGGAAGAGATCGGAAGAGGCGGTGGGGGTATTGTGTACAAAGGCATACTTCCAGACAACCGAGTGGTAGCTATTAAGCAACTCCATGAGGCTATCCAAGGAGAAGCCGAATTTCTAGCAGAGATGAGCACAATCGGATGGATAAATCACAAGAACTTGATAGAAACATATGGTTATTGTATTGAGGGAAAACATCGGATCTTGGTCTATGAGTACATGGAGAATGGCTCATTAGCCAAGAACATAGGTGGTAACCAGCTTGATTGGCAAAATATATTTGAAATTGCATTTGGCGTTGCGAAAGGGCTAGCTTATCTACATGAAGAATGCTTGGAGTGGGTTTTGCACTGTGATGTTAAACCACAAAATATATTGTTGGATGCTAGTTATAACCCAAAGGTTGCTGACTTTGGTCTGTCCAAGCTATTCCAACAAGGCGTAAAAGAAAATTCTCTCTTTTCAAGGATAAGGGGGACCCGAGGGTATATGGCTCCAGAATGGGTGTTTAATCTTCCAATTACTTCAAAGGTTGATGTTTATAGCTACGGGATGGTGGTTCTAGAGATGATAACAGGAAGAAGTCCCACATATGATCAACCAAGTGATGATAACGAAATGTTGGAACAAAAGAGGCTCGTAAGTTGGTTAAACGAGAAGGTCCATCGGGCTAGCGAATGTTTGACAGAGACACAAATTACAGAGTTGCTAAATCCTATGATAACGGGTGAGTATGAAATAGGTCAGCTGAATAATCTTCTAAAAGTGGCTCTAGAATGTGTTGAGGATGATAAAGACGCTCGACCAACCATGAGTGAGGTTGTGAAGAGGCTTCTCCACCTTGAGATGGAAGTTTAGTCACAACCGCACTTTTCTCATGTGGTTAAAATTATTAAAACCAGTTATGAGTTGGACACTATGCTTCATGTTATTTCGGTATGTTTTTAGTATTGACTAGGTTGTGATTCCATTTTGTTGATGTTGTTTAATAAATCTTAATTCCTTGTTCATGTCTAAGGTGAGTTAAGAATGTCTTGTTGTTTGTTATGATGGAGGTTATTATTGCTATGTGTTACTTAATAACATATTTCCTATAATATATAAAGTGTTTGGTTCTAGCTTCTTGTAATTGGTCACATGGAGAAGGATTGTCCATTAAGGAAAATGTTAGAACGAAAAGAATAGGGAAAATATTTGTGTTATGAAAACTTTTTACAGCAATGAAGTTAGATGAACCGTTTTTTCACACGAATTTGTAACCAAATCGAGCGTAGCAAGTCGTTATGAACATTGAGCCGAAAGTAAAAGTGGACGCACCATTTAAAGAGATAGATGCACATTGTTTTGAACAACGCCCTTAAAAAGTATCATCATCATATTCAGTAAgtctcaccaatagcaaagctaaggtaggatCTAAGGAGGGTAaaatgtagacaaccttacctctaacctataggaatagagagaccgcttccagtgagacccccggctcgatagtagttttgtatcaagccttggacataaggcacataacactcaacaattgagACAAAAgccaattagtgcatgtacccccttgtctttcggttatcaacgccaccacatgatgcatgattaaccgtccatcgctttttaacgttattttcacgaaattagtaaaatgacattaaaattagtgcactttcacttttgccccttGAGAGCCCACACATATTATATGCGCATACCTTAAACGAAGCGTCCTTTAAAGTTAATATAATAAGACTTAACATTAAATTTAAGGGGAAAAATGGATTTTAATGAatacaatatatattttaaattaaactagttttttcgtcccgccgcgttgcggctaacttcttttattatttagtctgtgtttacttGTGTTTCGAAATCACTACGAGTGTTGTGTACGGAACCGTCGacaagaataaaaataaaatgtagaaaaaaacaccaaaagataaccgaaagaaaatcaaccaaaaaatttgtatggtaatgatgttcgTATGAAACTTgtagtcagagatgagcaaatggtattgggtacAAGTACCGAATATCTCGAACCCAACCGTTGacaagaataaaaataaaatgtagaaaaaaacaccaaaagataattgaaagaaaatcaaccaaaaaatttgtatggtaatgatgttgttcgtatgaaacttctagtcagagatgagcaaatagtattgggtaccagtaccgaatttcccgaacccaAATATCTTAAGTACCAGTTCAGTACTGACTTTTGGCTTTCCTGATACCGGTTCGCtatcggtttttaccttcatatacctgtaccataaccggtattttcggtaccagtgcCAATTcagtatcggttggcaccgagctcatccctacccttgaaacttaaaaaatcattaaaagttgaagaaaatcaacaaaaaagttgtacgataccgttgttgttcgtacggtgtccgtgatcaaggatgagcaaatgttaccgggtagcagtaccgaattttccaaaactaaaagattttcaatatcAATTCGGTACTGAATTTCGACGTTTTCTATACCAGGCTGGTGatggtttttaccttcatgtactgataccaaACCGGAGcttaccggtattttcgataccaataccggttgacaccaagttTATCCCAACCCGTGATACAAATTTaaaaattattataatataaaatgcACTAATGATACCAAACGAGATGTACCAGTATTTTTGATACCAGTGCCGATTGACACCAGACTGATCCAACTTAATATAAAAAGTACTATTCATAAGGTTGTATTATTAATATATAGAATACAGAATAATTAAATTTAAACTTAAAGATAAATACAATATATTGTTACTGTTCATTACGTCGAATTATTAATATATAGGTAAATATATTAATGATATTGGGTATTTTAAATTTGGTGGAAACTATGGCTTAGATGCACACTAAATGTCATACATTGCAACTAAATTTCCTGGTCTGTCAAGCATTTTTAACTTCTGATTGACTTTAATGTTGTGAAcccacaacttttttttttttttagtaaactgcCACTTTGGTTTCTGAGGTTTGGTTATTTTTCccactttagtctaaaactcaaaccttttgcatctgggtctctGTGGCttcagttttattgtcattttggtccaaaaaatgaaatcaggtcatacttaTCTTAAAAAATCctacaattttgtcattttcctcatggcaaatcaggtcatatttgtcttataaaatatggtatttatttataaaaaagaaatgatcattttgcctctgcggaaaatgataaaataacaggattttataagacaaatatgacctgatttcatttttggaccaaaatggcaataaaactgaaaccacagggacccagatgcaaaaagtttgagttttggactaaagtggcaaaattgaccaaaccacagggaccaaaatggcagtttactcttttttttactAGGGAGAAAGCCCCTGCGATGCACGGGATGCATAATAGCTATTGTTTGTTCGTGGTAAGACGTCTGACACGGCCGGTGCATAACATGTAAGACAATAAGCCTACAAAGGGGCAtgcttaaactttattaaaccatGGACCATAAGTTGTTTCCTTGGCAAAACTTGCTGgccaaaaagaagtgaaaaagATGTCTTCTaagaaaaaaaacatgaaacagaAAAAGGAAAAACGCATAAACTCTCGCACGCCTTCCTATCTTATTGGATAACAAAATAGACCAAACATTA encodes the following:
- the LOC110931390 gene encoding putative receptor protein kinase ZmPK1; the encoded protein is MLNGNHTLVWMANRNEPVNGKRSRISLSKRGNLILRDVGQRIWATNTQSNSPLQLQLLDSGNLVLTEFENKSYLWQSFSFPTDTILPNQPFTKDTVLISSRSSTNLSSGFYKLYFDNDNVISLLYSSNEVTSVYWPEPYLLTWEAGRSTYNNSRFALLDSKGRFQSSDNLTFITTDYGDALQRRLTLDVDGNIRVYSLNKRSWRVSWQAILTPCTIHGICGPNSLCTYSFESGRSCTCPQGYKSKNHSDLSFGCESTFDLSGHHKKFEFIKLPHVEFYGFDSIYIPSSSLKECKNACLNDSNCKAFQYNFDKDKGTGSFRCYIKTLLFNGYYRGTHHVTYLKLPKNDVLSYNQHVANNVLDCSSSMIQLKRTYEKKSANGSLKFMLWFSIILGVIEVTSFVFFYYITKQPSGTTQTYLAIATGFKRFTYAEIVKASNKFREEIGRGGGGIVYKGILPDNRVVAIKQLHEAIQGEAEFLAEMSTIGWINHKNLIETYGYCIEGKHRILVYEYMENGSLAKNIGGNQLDWQNIFEIAFGVAKGLAYLHEECLEWVLHCDVKPQNILLDASYNPKVADFGLSKLFQQGVKENSLFSRIRGTRGYMAPEWVFNLPITSKVDVYSYGMVVLEMITGRSPTYDQPSDDNEMLEQKRLVSWLNEKVHRASECLTETQITELLNPMITGEYEIGQLNNLLKVALECVEDDKDARPTMSEVVKRLLHLEMEV